The DNA sequence GGCAATAGCAAACAATGCTGCTCATTTAAAGGTAATGTCACCCCTAAATTGGACTAATTTGGACAGTCACACTAAATCGAGTTCCAAAAAACCTGGAACCGAACACCCTACTATATTTCTATGTGGCCTGACGAAACATACCAAATAGCAAAACTAACAGAATgcatagttgatataaaaacTAGATGActagtaatttcttactgcttcAGACGGACAGCCGAGAGACAGAAACGCTTGCTTTCCTCAGAACGAACCTGCCAGTGATGCTTGAGCCTGAGCTTGAGAAACCTGCTTGAGCAAGTCACGGGAAATGATGCACATGCGTTAATTTGCAGAGGTGATTGGCTGCCGTGGCTGGAGAGTACGTCATCAGTTTTCTCAGTATTATTCATGAGAATAAACTCTTATGATCCAATCACTGCGCTGTATTATGCATGAGGTTATCTTACAGCAGAGAATTCAAATCTGATGCAAGAGCTTCTGTGCTGTCAGTTCAGCTCTGACCGTGTATTTAACAGTAACGACGCGTGGAGCGCTCATTAGAGAGCGGTTTCTGCGCCGAAAGCGGATCATAATCATATCCGGAGCAAGTGTGTTTCAAGTTTTGTGAGTATATTTCCCATTCTCTCTCCTCCAAACATGAACCAGCACCGTACGCTCACATATCATGTCTTCTTCAAATGAAATACGCACAAATAAAGGCACTGATGCAGCGGTGCGTCTGATCATGACACGACGGATTATCGTGACACACAGCAAACAATGACAGACCGAAAATTCAAAGAAGAGCAAACGTTTAAAAAAGTTTCAAAGATATTTCAATGTTCATTGGTCTGTATAATGAGTGTGTTGTAGGTCTGTTTTATTGGTTGTTTTCCccctctacacacacacactttccacAGTTTTCCAGTCTGGTTCAGATCTAATTGcttaattttcaataattaaaagataaatacaatttatgttttatgccttcaaaGTTTAAATACACAACAGAGCTTTTGAGGGgggaaaaacattttgtaaggctattttcagaaaaaaattgaataaattaagtatgcattcaaataattagacatgctaaaacagaatttgataaaacgtgaaaaaaaacaacaacatttcatAGGGTcctaaacatgtaatttttgttaaacttttaataaattggtGTGAAATTgtataagtttcatgatttcaattgaTTAGACATGgtttttgattaatataatataattgaacCACTAAAAAACGGAACCCAGAAATGTAAAACGGAACACTGAATTTGGGGAGAATGACACTGATTTGACAGGGGCTGAAAACTGCTACAGAAGGGGGCGTGGTCAGACAGCACAGCTTCGGTTTCAGACCCTTTCATTTCACTCTTATGGAGTTAAAAACATAAATGCACAGCCATCTGCATCCACACTACGcatcaaatatatatgtacGCGCTGTTGCACCACTAATTACTGGTCATCAGAGTCTGAGCGATGAGCCTGGCCTCGGCGGCGGGTCTCGCGGTAGTCTGATCTAAATGTTCTAAccagaatgcattgcttttGCTTTTGCATTCATCTTTGCGGCaccgcatgaagtcgaacaagCCTATTCTCTCAAATGCATGCCAATGAAGAGCGACAGCCAATAGGAAAGAAGACGGCAGTGAGTTGCTGTTAGCGACTGTCCTGTTCTATCTGAACATACAGGGACAGACATTCAACAACGAGGCATGGAAAGGGGCGTctccaaaatgtttgtgtttagcGGCAAGAGACCTGATTCGCTGTCAACAACGCCGTTACTAGGCAACCAGTAGTGAGGTAAATGAAGACGGTCTTCAGTGGTGTGTGAGGATGAAAGCCAACCTGTCTCTGCGGCCCCGGGGTCTTCAGGCTCCTCTTTAATACACGCCATGCTCCTCCAGCAGTGTTATCTGTGTGTTTGACACGAGACTCATTAACAGAGACACTAACTACACCTCAGTTCATTAGTGACATGATTAGACGAGCTGTACACACGAACAGAAGAGAGCAGATAAACAGGAGGCTCAGTGATTAGACTCGGTATTGTAGGAGGTGTTGATTCGGGAGAGAAGAgtgtttgttgttattctgaCTCTCAGACAGTCAATCATTTGATTCAATCGACTCCAAAAGTTTAGAAAAGCAGGCTGTTTTCTATCACTACACCGCAGAGAGAACTCGTacttactataataatataaacgATTCCTCCGTTCACACAGGTTTGCGAATACTCTACAATAAATCTGTTTAAGACTGAAAACACAAACCTTTCTTCAGGCGAACCACGGACGCAGCCCTATGACGTCAGTCACGCCGCcgcgccaaaataaaagtcctcttcttcttcttctgaggTTTCATTGGCAGTCAACTGAGAACAAGAAtactatgtgcttttatttaattgactttATAATATAATCACATATCTTACTAGGTGTTGTTTCTGTAATAGACCTGATGAAGTCCTTCTGTTTTGATTCTCCAGGGACCGAATCAGATGAAATCTCTTATTGTTGTTGTAGTACACGATCAGCTGTTTCTTGAGGACTGAAGTTTATAATGTAATCATCTGTCCACAAAAAAGTTGGCAATTACACGAATGTGAAAATAAAGCGGCtcatgcagagatggagtttaCAGTATTACTGAGAATGAAACAATCATTCATGAATGCACGGGTCTTGAAGGACGTtcattttgtatgtttaaacAATATTGAATCAAAGACTTTTCTTCCtcataagtttacataccccTTACAGAATATGCAAGATGTTacaaattttaacaaaataataattaaaataaaatttgcacattcttttttcatttagtactgtcctgaatatGCTGTTTCACATATatcaaaagtttacatttagATAATAACTGAATTCAAGTTCAAGCGCACCCTTGATTTTTAATACTGTTTTGTTACATGGATGATCAACAACGGTTTTGTGTTTCACGAGTCTCTTTTTTGTCCTGAGCAGAAAGAAACAATCCTCCAGGATCCTGCACATTTCTTTTGGTTTCATTTACAGGACTTTAGACCAATCGAgaggctcacacacacacacacaactattACAAAGAGTGCATCCCGTCATCTACTAATGCTCCTGAAGGAAATCTGCATCAAGAGCTGAGGACTACATGTAAACATCTGTTATTGTGAATAAGCTTAATCAGGACAGTGCTAAATTAAGAAAAAGAAATTGTTAAAATGATTGATATCTGGCAGGGGTGAGTGAGCAGAAGTGTATGAGCGTCTATTTTTAATTAAGCTAACGCACAACTACTGCACTGAACTTCTAGGAAAAGAGAAGCACGGAGAAGGAAGCTGAATGGTTTTACTTCCCCACACATTTTAGTTGAACTACTAACAAGAAGATGGTTGAGAATGCACATTTCACTGCATGAAGAGGGCATATACATGTCAGTAAAGGAGGACATCGAGAAAACAAGCTTCTTTTGAagaacacacatgcacacactattAAAGTGGTGAGTAACAGACTGTTAGTTCTTTACTACCTTAGTGaacaataaatatactaaaatgtatttaaaatacatttatatcatACATTTACGTATTATGTAGTTAATACAAAAATACCCTGCAGTTGTACTTTTAGTACACTAAACTGGTACatttaaagtctgctaaattggaacaactagtTATGGATTTTAAttgtgctgaagtccaactagagatatactgaagtatattcgattgtgctaaagtggaacaaTACTTTAGGTACccttcaaatattatttaaagatCACACAATCCTCATCAGTAGTGACATTAAACATAATTTGCCTCATCTTGCTCTTGTACCGATAAATACATGCAAAACTGTGTCAAAATACCCGTCTTGGAGAGTATCCTCGAGAAAACAGTCGGTTATGTtttaagtgaaagtaaacagtggAGAAAGAAATGGGATGTGTATCATTATAATGGATGCATTGtctcttcatacagtggactaccagtaaaactgATCAAAACCCTTGCAGAGAACTtgatttcttcatctctcatcCGCTTCATCATGACGCTGCTTCTTCATGTGCTGATGCTGTCGCTTCTCTCCGCCGGTTCAGCCAGAGTCGTGCGCGATTTTGAGACAGAATGTGGCCAATTCTTTGCAAATGAAAGATCACCCACAAGATTTCCCGGACAACAGTACAGGCAGCTCTGCCAAATGCACAGTTATGTTGATTATTATGCCACATTTTATGACACGTTTAACAAGACCCCTGTGTACTCAGCCTACAGGTTTGAAGGGATAAAGCACTGTAGAAGACACACTAGTTGGTACATTGAACCTCAAGTAAGTGAAACATTGTTATTTAAtcataaacattattatattattatctaAATTCATTCTGAATTCTGCCTATGAACTacgtttgttttgttttcttatttgtaGCATTCTCAAACATATCTTTCTCTTGATATAATACTGCagattgatgataataatggaGGACCAAACGTGGCATCTGAGGGGTCTGTGGATATACTAGTGCGCGGAGCCCGTCAAGCTCTGAATAGAGATTATTACCGCTCTGGATACCACAAAGGTCATCTGGCACCGGTCTACCTGGCAAACTCACAGAGATGTGCTCGTGCCACCTTCACGCTCACCAACGCTGCTCCACAAGCCCCTTACTTTAACAGTGTTTGGTGGTGGGATGTAGAAAAATCACTGGCAGAATATCTAGAAAGGGGATGTTATTTGCAACCAGTCTACATTGTGACAGGGGTGGTGCCAGGCACTCGTTACTTAAACAACAGAGTGAACGTGCCTAGTCATTTCTGGACCGCATACTGCTGCTTAGACCAGAATAACAGATGCTCGGACTCCTGGGGAGTCATTGGAACCAATGACGATAACTCCACTATTGAGAGAATGAGTGTGTCTGATTTAGAGGAAGAGTTGGAAAACCTGTATGGAGCAACATTTCAGGTGTTTCAATAATAATGACTAAAGCAGACATGGGTTACATAAAGATAACGCCTCACCGAGccattgcaaacattttttaggGAACCTATTTTAAGTGATGTTTTATGCAgattattataatttcattaCACTTATAATCACTGTAATATTTCCTGTCAgaattataaaacaataatcaTTTCCAATACTTATAATTCTGCAAACCTTTGTGCTGGATGTCACAGCTGATCTACAGGCAGACCTTGTTTAATTTTGAAGTTGTTTCAACAAATTTTAAGTGTGAGGGAATCTATATTGAATTATATGTTGCATTTCTTAATCAGAATGACAATTATctgtaaaattataatgaaCATGATTTGATTGTAACGTTTATCATTATAAAGTCTGAACTGTAAAACTATTAACCTCTAATACCTCTATGAAAAATCATTAATACTGCAGACCTTGTACTGGATGCTtgtagaaataaaatacatgtgcATTTGCGCTTGATTACAGATTTTGTCAACTTGAATGGTATCAGacagcactgtaaaaataaaaggtaaGGACATCATCGATACAGACAATTCCattaaccctaaaacacaatgcaacaAAATGAATAAGGACAATTCCTTTtcgctttttttgttttgtttttcacagaGAATCATATAAATTGTACCAAGCTGTCTGTGATGATTGCAGGGGCTCCATATTTTAACCAACAAGATCAGTGGCATCAAATCTTAGACCCTTaggggccattcacacagaatgtgtttttCCATTACAATGCTTgctgtttttctatgtaaacaccTTAGATGGATGTGTAAAAAagaaagttcaacttttaaaaaccaCACTTTACCCCATTCCACTGCCTGCGTCTCACATGATCTGTGTGAACTTTCAGATTTACCTGCCCATCACATCAGAAAGCAGACAGTATAGTAATTGACAAACAAAATCTTTTGGCCAGAATAAGATGTTTTGCAAATAATGAAACTATTTGTTACTTAACCTTGGGGTTAGGTGAAAGTGGAGGGTCATGATTTGAAACAAAACACCAACACGACTATATCGACCAGTCGTACAGCATGCCATACAGTAAATTACACGTGGTGGCCATGCATTTAAACATGACAGGAACAGCCATACATCAATAAATTTAACAAGGCGAAGGTTATTCAGACAGTCTGGGATAATACTCTTAACACATCCCTGAtgaacaaatcagcatatgttgtgttttggatgCTGGTCCCCACAATgcaattctaatatgctggtgTCCCAAACTGGGATTCTTATCTTGCTTAACCAGCAGACTTTCCTTGCACAAACCAGACTCGACCAGTATGCAAACTCAGCAGGGACAGTCTCTGGAAATGttctttattattacattaacaaAACAGTGTAGATATGAGAGAGACACTCAGTGGCCGGGCATATAGCTCTGTAATGTGAGTGTGCTGTTGAGTTTCAGCATGCGAGGTCAGGCTGTATGTTGAGCAAGACACTGCAGAGCTGAGCATCAGTCCCGCCGTATATGATGCAGTCGTGGTGtgccctgaaaaaaaaatagctgaagAGAAATCACAAGAAAACTGTAATATATCAGTTGCTTCTCATAGACAAGAATGAGATTAAATGGTAAGCAAACGGAGAATTTAAGTCTACTGCTTCCCAGTTAGAAAGAATTGAATAATGAAAAGCCTCCAACAGTCAGAGGTTTCGATATCAACTCAAATAGCCTACTGCACATCAAAtgttttaacaaattaatagaGCTATGCTATCCACATGAATTTCATCTCACtgttcttttatgccaaaaatcattaggatattaagtaaagatcatgttccacgaagatatttagtaaatttcctaccgtaaatatatcaaaacttcatttttgattagtaatatgcattgctaagaacttcatttgaacaactttaaaggagattttctcaatatttagatttttttgcaccctcagattccagattttcaaatagttgtatctcagacaaatattgtccaacaaaccatacatcaatggaaagattatttattcagctttcagatgatgcagaaatctcatgactggttttgtggtccagggtcacacacttCTTTTACTACACTGTGTGTAACTGCCCTCTAGCTGTTGAAACGTATAATTGTCAGTTGCTGGGCTTCAGTGTGGATGGATCTGATGGTTTGAGATGTACACATCTACCCATAGTTA is a window from the Onychostoma macrolepis isolate SWU-2019 chromosome 03, ASM1243209v1, whole genome shotgun sequence genome containing:
- the LOC131537421 gene encoding endonuclease domain-containing 1 protein-like encodes the protein MHTLLKCGLPVKLIKTLAENLISSSLIRFIMTLLLHVLMLSLLSAGSARVVRDFETECGQFFANERSPTRFPGQQYRQLCQMHSYVDYYATFYDTFNKTPVYSAYRFEGIKHCRRHTSWYIEPQIDDNNGGPNVASEGSVDILVRGARQALNRDYYRSGYHKGHLAPVYLANSQRCARATFTLTNAAPQAPYFNSVWWWDVEKSLAEYLERGCYLQPVYIVTGVVPGTRYLNNRVNVPSHFWTAYCCLDQNNRCSDSWGVIGTNDDNSTIERMSVSDLEEELENLYGATFQVFQ